A single Amphiprion ocellaris isolate individual 3 ecotype Okinawa chromosome 15, ASM2253959v1, whole genome shotgun sequence DNA region contains:
- the LOC129350705 gene encoding t-SNARE domain-containing protein 1-like → MEVLVDEMEARKSILFGGDSRGITNKRKGTEWQHVVTSVNSVSSTERTVAEVEKKWSDLKVEAKKRVTCHHQSMSATGGGRGKPEPTPLDSRIASILGTASGCGIVSEKEGDTDLAEPTEETELETLADEEVLTTACPVSVDEAWLSPVQLHPETMAHPEVVGS, encoded by the exons ATGGAGGTGCTTGTGGATGAGATGGAGGCCAGGAAGAGTATTTTGTTTGGTGGTGATAGTAGAGGCAtcactaacaaaagaaaaggcactGAGTGGCAGCACGTTGTCACCTCTGTCAACAGTGTGAGTTCCACAGAGAGAACTGTGGCAGAGGTGGAAAAGAAGTGGTCTGATTTGAAGGTGGAGGCCAAGAAGAGAGTGACATGCCATCACCAAAGCATGTCTGCtacaggtggaggtagaggcAAACCTGAGCCCACACCGCTGGACAGCAGGATAGCATCCATCCTCGGGACGGCCAGCGGGTGTGGAATCGtgtcagagaaggaaggagacacAGATTTGGCAGAGCCCACAGAGGAGACCG AGTTGGAAACGCTGGCTGACGAGGAGGTTCTGACCACAGCGTGTCCTGTCAGCGTGGATGAAGCCTGGCTGTCCCCAGTACAACTACATCCTGAGACCATGGCACACCCAGAAGTGGTCGGATCCTGA